A part of Dermacentor variabilis isolate Ectoservices chromosome 10, ASM5094787v1, whole genome shotgun sequence genomic DNA contains:
- the LOC142559939 gene encoding uncharacterized protein LOC142559939 — MRTTTLLSGATSPFTVDSAASVGRRPREDVASEPKEEPKVDEPELQRAMESDIDPGAKPKIEPLVLPSLEHRMLESSLLPPRSPPGRRDLHQPLKLRDRWDRPKAKRQASYPFFWHSVEWAASESRGGGEAYSAEVVTMARAEFPRPLSFLLSLTGNPSYKWR; from the exons ATGCGAACGACAACGCTGCTGTCCGGAGCCACCTCGCCGTTCACAGTGGACAGCGCGGCTTCCGTCGGGAGGAGGCCTCGCGAAGACGTTGCGAGCGAACCCAAGGAAGAACCCAAAGTGGATGAACCCGAGCTACAGCGCGCAATGGAGTCGGACATCGATCCCGGAGCCAAGCCGAAGATCGAGCCCCTCGTGCTGCCCAGCTTAGAGCACAGGATGCTCGAGTCGTCACTTCTTCCTCCGCGGTCGCCACCTGGACGCAGGGATCTGCACCAACCTCTGAAGTTGCGCGACCGGTGGGACAGGCCCAAAGCTAAACGGCAAGCATCGTATCCGTTTTTCTGGCATTCAGTGGAGTGGGCCGCGTCGGAGAGCAGAGGTGGTGGCGAGGCTTATAGCGCAGAGGTAGTGACCATGGCCAGGGCTGAATTTCCACGGCCACTGAGCTTTCTATTGTCTTTAACAG GTAATCCGAGCTACAAGTGGCGCTAG
- the LOC142559940 gene encoding uncharacterized protein LOC142559940, whose product MPTFWVIIIANWVRARSRQVTIRRSCQGSDRQPAMRNGEPPEMSTTTSSYETALTTTSRNRDKESAKEQAREDSARGSLPSATLAPVSETMPEWLESPDPGSDQAEESTGGATTKCSPVVKVPSDQWLPRRLSQLGIPYVPRTGEKTSTEPTREPSKETSGEHFVKLLSGEPTKGPSKKHSREPSEGPSNEPSKVTAKETLKQPCEDPTRRFSKQRSKERSKKSLQGHSETPTRELSKTTSKELSDGPYKEISKEPSEQTSCGASRKSLGEPSKKSFEAAFKKSSQRASKEHCKEPFVELFERPSTEPSKAASRDPPAKSVESLGRAAAEPATEQTGKGAKLAVLAIIVVGVPRCHTL is encoded by the exons ATGCCAACATTTtgggtcatcatcatcgccaACTGGGTGCGCGCGCGCTCACGACAGGTCACCATTCGGCGTTCGTGCCAGGGTTCGGACCGCCAGCCAGCCATGAGGAACGGTGAGCCCCCCGAGATGTCGACGACCACGAGCTCCTACGAAACGGCGCTTACCACGACATCCAGAAACCGCGACAAAGAGTCCGCCAAAG AGCAGGCCAGAGAGGACAGTGCCCGCGGATCTTTGCCTTCGGCAACGCTGGCTCCGGTTTCTGAGACCATGCCCGAATGGCTCGAGTCGCCGGACCCCGGTTCTGACCAGGCCGAGGAGTCAACCGGCGGTGCGACCACCAAGTGCTCGCCTGTCGTCAAGGTGCCGAGCGACCAGTGGTTACCGCGTCGCCTTTCGCAGCTGGGAATACCTTACGTACCGCGAACGGGCGAGAAAACGTCCACAGAACCTACTCGGGAACCTTCCAAAGAGACATCTGGGGAACATTTCGTGAAGCTTCTTTCCGGAGAACCTACGAAGGGACCTTCCAAGAAACATTCGAGGGAACCATCCGAGGGACCTTCCAACGAACCGTCTAAGGTGACTGCCAAGGAGACTTTGAAGCAACCATGTGAGGATCCAACCAGGAGGTTTTCGAAGCAGCGTTCCAAAGAACGTTCCAAAAAGTCACTTCAAGGACATTCCGAGACGCCCACTCGGGAGCTTTCTAAAACAACTTCCAAGGAACTGTCCGACGGACCATACAAGGAAATTTCAAAGGAACCTTCCGAGCAAACGTCCTGCGGAGCTTCGAGAAAAAGTTTGGGGGAGCCTTCTAAGAAATCTTTCGAAGCAGCTTTCAAGAAATCTTCCCAGCGAGCTTCGAAGGAACATTGCAAGGAGCCATTCGTGGAACTGTTCGAGAGACCATCCACGGAACCTTCAAAGGCAGCCTCTAGGGACCCCCCTGCAAAATCTGTAGAATCACTCGGACGAGCTGCCGCGGAACCCGCCACGGAACAAACAGGCAAGGGTGCCAAACTTGCAGTTCTTGCTATCATAGTCGTGGGTGTTCCACGCTGTCACACACTGTAA